Proteins encoded together in one Telopea speciosissima isolate NSW1024214 ecotype Mountain lineage chromosome 6, Tspe_v1, whole genome shotgun sequence window:
- the LOC122665669 gene encoding UDP-glycosyltransferase 88F5-like: MFCTVALDVGASLEIPTYYFFTSGAACLALFLYFPTIHGNTTKSLKDLDSHLHCPGIPPVHPLDVSKPMLDRTDKVYEDLLDFFSRLPESKGVLVNTFEALEPTPLKAILDGHCVPHRPTPPVYCIGPLIADRKGSNGSGGGGRDPSATVDCLTWLDSQPIRSVVFLCFGSLGLFSAAQLKEIAIGLEKSGERSDQGQGPRGKALRPTGGSTESKIGGGFVTHCGWNSVLEAICAGVPMVGWPLNAEQRLNRIFLVEEMKLALSMDESEGGFVSAAMVEKRVKELLGSEKGKVLRERTLAMRDAAKAAMAEDGSSRVALAELWRRGWNRIINREINSMTDSLARKAKFAVGQTSWSISIP, translated from the exons ATGTTCTGCACCGTCGCTCTTGACGTCGGTGCATCACTTGAGATCCCAACGTACTACTTCTTTACCTCCGGCGCCGCTTGCCTCGCCTTATTCCTCTACTTCCCAACCATCCACGGTAACACTACTAAGAGTTTAAAAGACCTTGATAGCCATCTTCACTGCCCTGGCATTCCACCGGTCCATCCCTTGGATGTCTCCAAACCAATGCTAGATCGTACCGATAAGGTGTACGAAGATCTCTTAGACTTCTTTTCGCGATTGCCGGAATCAAAAGGGGTTCTTGTTAACACGTTTGAAGCATTAGAGCCTACACCTCTGAAAGCGATATTGGATGGACACTGTGTCCCACACCGTCCAACACCGCCGGTTTACTGCATCGGACCATTGATTGCGGATCGAAAAGGATCCAATGGCAGTGGCGGCGGCGGCCGTGATCCTTCTGCCACCGTAGATTGCTTGACATGGCTTGATTCTCAACCGATTCGAAGCGTTGTGTTCTTGTGTTTTGGAAGCTTGGGGTTGTTCTCTGCAGCACAGCTGAAGGAGATCGCTATAGGGTTGGAGAAGAGTGGGGAAAG ATCGGACCAAGGACAGGGGCCTCGTGGTAAAGCTCTGCGCCCCACAGGTGGAAGTACTGAGTCGAAAATCGGTGGTGGTTTCGTAACTCACTGTGGTTGGAACTCGGTGTTGGAAGCAATTTGTGCTGGTGTACCTATGGTGGGGTGGCCCCTCAATGCCGAGCAACGGTTGAATCGGATATTTCTCGTGGAAGAGATGAAGTTGGCTTTGTCGATGGACGAGTCGGAAGGTGGGTTCGTCAGTGCTGCAATGGTGGAAAAACGGGTTAAGGAGTTGTTGGGATCGGAGAAAGGGAAAGTACTTAGAGAGCGCACCTTGGCAATGAGAGATGCTGCAAAGGCTGCCATGGCTGAGGACGGGTCGTCTAGAGTAGCGTTGGCCGAGTTATGGCGTCGAGG GTGGAATCGGATAATCAACAG GGAGATTAACAGCATGACTGACTCCCTGGCCCGAAAGGCTAAGTTCGCTGTGGGTCAGACTTCTTGGTCTATTTCCATTCCTTGA